The Pochonia chlamydosporia 170 chromosome Unknown PCv3seq00017, whole genome shotgun sequence genome includes a window with the following:
- a CDS encoding enolase (similar to Cladophialophora psammophila CBS 110553 XP_007747748.1): MIESITAAERLDSRGRPTVQVAVTTSHGIFRALVPSGASTGKHEALELRDGDTSRYGGMGTTRAVANVEKVIGPALLESGLDPKTQLKDIDKFMTRLDGTADKSRFGANAILGISMACARAGAAAKNVPLYEFLRQEARIEGPYILPVPFLNVLNGGVHSGNTMAFQELMIAPTAASSFREGLRLAAEVYHALKAIIAERFGALATGLGDEGGFAPPITSLEHGLDLLTAAVEKSGHTGRIKFACDPASSEFHDKNSGMYDLSFKDDSINDVRTSKEMQQLYKDIIGKYPLVLLEDPFAEDDWPSWTEFNHECKIELVGDDLLCTNVERIKVAAEERACNAVLLKLNQIGTVSEAIAAANCAFKLGWGVFVSHRSGETTDDFIADLVVGLGTGHIKSGAPARGERVSKYNRLLDIEADLEMGGERVIYAGPNFSKGPQIRIM, from the exons ATGATTGAATCCATTACAGCAGCAGAACGACTCGATTCTCGTGGTAGGCCGACTGTGCAAGTGGCAGTTACCACATCCCACG GCATCTTTCGCGCTCTTGTCCCCTCAGGGGCATCGACTGGAAAGCATGAAGCTCTTGAGCTTAGAGATGGGGACACATCACGATATGGCGGGATGGGCACCACTCGTGCTGTTGCCAACGTCGAGAAGGTTATAGGACCAGCTTTGCTTGAGAGTGGACTTGACCCAAAGACGCAACTGAAAGACATTGACAAATTCATGACGCGGCTAGATGGTACAGCCGATAAGTCTAGATTTGGCGCAAATGCCATACTCGGAATTAGCATGGCATGTGCCAGAGCCGGCGCAGCGGCCAAG AATGTTCCCTTATATGAATTCTTGCGGCAGGAAGCCAGAATAGAAGGCCCTTATATTCTTCCTGTTCCGTTCCTCAATGTATTAAACGGAGGTGTCCACTCTGGAAATACCATGGCATTCCAGGAACTTATGATTGCCCCAACAGCAGCCAGCTCCTTTCGCGAGGGACTTCGCCTGGCTGCAGAAGTCTACCATGCACTTAAAGCGATTATTGCAGAGCGTTTTGGAGCCCTAG CCACCGGTCTTGGTGACGAGGGCGGCTTTGCACCTCCCATCACTTCTTTGGAACATGGACTGGACCTGCTCACGGCGGCTGTTGAAAAATCAGGCCACACTGGTCGTATCAAGTTTGCCTGTGACCCTGCATCTTCAGAGTTTCATGACAAAAATTCGGGAATGTACGACCTCTCCTTTAAGGATGATTCAATTAACGACGTTCGCACTTCGAAGGAGATGCAACAGCTTTACAAAGATATTATTGGGAAATATCCACTTGTTTTGCTCGAGGATCCATTTGCGGAAGATGActggccaagttggacagAATTCAACCACGAGTGTAAAATTGAGCTCGTCGGGGACGACTTGCTCTGCACGAATGTAGAGCGCATCAAAGTTGCTGCGGAAGAGCGCGCATGCAACGCAGTGTTGTTGAAATTAAATCAGATAGGGACTGTTTCAGAGGCTATAGCAGC GGCTAACTGCGCTTTCAAATTGGGATGGGGTGTTTTCGTATCGCACCGATCTGGGGAGACAACAGACGACTTCATTGCCGACCTGGTAGTCGGCCTTGGCACCGGCCATATCAAATCCGGAGCGCCAGCTCGAGGTGAGAGAGTTTCCAAGTATAACCGACTCCTCGATATCGAAGCGGACCTAGAAATGGGCGGAGAGCGAGTAATCTACGCTGGTCCAAACTTTTCAAAGGGTCCACAGATACGGATCATGTAA
- a CDS encoding ThiJ/PfpI family protein (similar to Metarhizium acridum CQMa 102 XP_007816016.1) gives MSPTANDPPVNYGVLLFPGFQALDAFGPLDILNMVSQTMPVKFSIIAPTLEPVSTQVKAMAHTIGQSIVPTHSLANPPEDLEVLLVPGGKGTRDLEATEELVEFLRATYPKLRYLLTICTGSSLAARAGILDGKKATSNKMVFKWVMSVHEGVDWVTKARWVTDGNIWTASGISAGMDMMYAFVSEMYGEDVAAEIAQRSEYVRNTDSTDDPFSDLVEV, from the exons ATGTCGCCGACGGCTAACGACCCTCCTGTCAATTATGGCGTCCTTTTATTCCCCGGCTTCCAGGCTCTTGATGCTTTTGGACCCCTAGATATTCTGAATATGGTGTCGCAAACGATGCCCGTGAAGTTCTCCATCATCGCACCCACCCTAGAGCCAGTGTCGACTCaagtcaaggccatggcccATACCATCGGCCAGTCTATCGTGCCCACGCACTCATTGGCTAACCCGCCTGAAGATCTGGAAGTACTCCTCGTCCccggcggcaaaggcacaaGAGATCTGGAAGCGACCGAGGAGTTGGTAGAGTTCCTGCGGGCCACGTACCCGAAGCTGAGGTATCTGTTGACTATCTGTACTGGCAGCTCCCTTGCGGCAAGGGCGGGTATTTTGGATGGAAAGAAGGCTACGTCGAATAAAATGGTTTTTAAATGG GTTATGAGCGTCCATGAAGGTGTAGACTGGGTTACCAAGGCGCGCTGGGTTACCGATGGCAATATTTGGACTGCATCAGGTATCTCGGCGGGTATGGACATGATGTACGCATTTGTCAGTGAGATGTACGGGGAAGATGTTGCAGCTGAAATTGCCCAAAGATCGGAGTATGTTCGCAATACGGACTCAACTGACGATCCATTTTCCGACTTGGTAGAGGTTTAA
- a CDS encoding ankyrin repeats (3 copies) domain-containing protein, whose protein sequence is MSFILGDIMSSVGVDTSCLYPFHARMYFRDPGYPIPTLHKAALNGDQEQAMRVLADGADINCSGIGGETALHIIAAQGDPRLARLLLQHQASVTAVDQLGATALHWAAGGRTDEHITVLKLLLDAGADASAAAEDQTTPILWATDGGTLEAIRLLHAAGADSSAAVVSAASLGNEAVVRFLIDVGVSVTATHHGFTALHKALLGGHSTIAELLIDAGADIFAPAIDGISTLHCAAAGGHEAITRRLLAAGADASVQSDDGSTPVILAAHGTHEAVVRLLIEAGADVSMRDSAGTTALRWAASAGHESISEQLLAAGADPSAQDAAGTTPLIHAVTGGHEIVTLLLLTSGASASASDNHLVTALQMASSKGHGSLVSHLLEFGADASSADERGTTALHRAAAWGHDDIIRALLAAGADVSAVDAAGTTALHEAGKWGCTSTAQLLLQHGAATLVTDNAGRTARQLALANGHGDTAALLVET, encoded by the coding sequence ATGTCATTCATCCTTGGGGATATCATGAGCAGCGTCGGGGTAGACACCTCTTGTTTATACCCGTTCCACGCCCGAATGTACTTTCGGGATCCTGGATACCCCATTCCAACACTACATAAAGCCGCATTAAATGGTGACCAGGAGCAGGCCATGAGAGTTCTTGCAGATGGAGCTGACATCAACTGTTCGGGCATTGGAGGAGAAACAGCGCTACATATCATTGCTGCGCAAGGAGATCCCAGGCTCGCACGTCTGCTTCTGCAACATCAAGCCTCTGTTACAGCCGTGGATCAACTGGGGGCTACCGCGCTACACTGGGCAGCCGGAGGCCGAACAGACGAGCATATCACAGTATTGAAGCTTCTACTCGACGCTGGTGCTGACGCATCTGCTGCGGCTGAGGATCAAACAACGCCAATTTTGTGGGCGACAGATGGAGGAACTCTAGAGGCGATTCGCTTGTTACACGCAGCTGGTGCGGACAGCTCCGCGGCCGTGGTATCTGCCGCCTCGCTCGGGAACGAGGCTGTTGTGAGGTTCTTGATTGATGTTGGCGTAAGTGTGACGGCAACACACCATGGCTTCACAGCTCTACACAAAGCATTACTTGGCGGACACTCGACAATAGCAGAGTTGCTAATCGATGCCGGCGCCGATATTTTCGCTCCGGCCATCGACGGAATATCCACACTGCATTGCGCGGCTGCTGGTGGCCATGAAGCAATTACCAGGAGGCTGCTGGCCGCCGGTGCCGATGCTTCAGTACAATCAGATGACGGATCGACGCCGGTAATACTCGCAGCACATGGTACGCACGAGGCAGTTGTGCGTCTTCTAATCGAAGCTGGTGCAGACGTTTCTATGAGAGATTCTGCGGGCACCACAGCCTTACGCTGGGCCGCATCGGCCGGGCACGAGTCGATTTCTGAGCAACTTCTCGCTGCTGGAGCAGATCCTTCTGctcaagatgctgctggtACAACGCCTCTCATACATGCTGTTACTGGCGGCCACGAAATAGTTACCCTCTTACTCCTCACATCTGgcgcctccgcctccgcctccgaCAACCATTTAGTCACGGCATTGCAAATGGCTTCCAGTAAAGGACATGGCAGTCTGGTAAGTCATCTTCTCGAATTTGGAGCCGATGCCTCGTCCGCAGACGAAAGAGGAACTACAGCACTCCATCGGGCTGCTGCTTGGGGACATGACGACATCATACGAGCGCtccttgctgctggtgcagATGTGAGTGCAGTGGACGCGGCCGGGACGACTGCTTTACACGAGGCAGGCAAATGGGGATGTACTTCAACTGCGCAACTTCTATTGCAACATGGCGCCGCTACCCTGGTGACAGATAACGCTGGGAGGACGGCACGGCAACTAGCGCTTGCAAATGGCCATGGAGATACCGCCGCATTGCTTGTTGAAACCTGA
- a CDS encoding plasma membrane ATPase 2 (similar to Aspergillus terreus NIH2624 XP_001209068.1), whose product MVAFFRRANTTSPAGDNIEADAGNPDHSDSTTAADEVNNLGEYAALERYISIYRDGANCNEEALPDDDETGGRRWWRFWKRRRDQKNSATSDRTTATESWLETDIRSGLRSSDVDERRMQSGWNELSAEKENPVAKFFGFFTGPILYVMEAAALLAIGLRDWIDFGVIIGILFLNAFVGFYQEKQAADIVASLKGDIAMRCTVIRDSQEQNILARELVPGDIILVQEGDTVAADAQLICDYNRPEDFDLYKQLKAEDKLGNSDSEDHDMEGDDQETRRDSEAIVAGHRNNSLVAVDQSAITGESLAVDKYLGDTVYYTTGCKRGKAYAIVTATAKQSFVGRTAELVQGAKDQGHFKAVMNKIGISLLILVMFWILAAWIGGFYHHIKIAEPGSQNLLHYALVLLIIGVPVGLPVVTTTTLAVGAAYLAKQKAIVQKLTAIESLAGVDILCSDKTGTLTANKLSIRDPFVSEGQDVNWMMAVAALASSHNLQSLDPIDKVTILTLKRYPKAREILQEGWVTEKFTPFDPVSKRITSVCRLGDDQYTCAKGAPRAILKLANCGSDVSDMYREKAQEFARRGFRSLGVACKKNNEDWVLLGLLSMFDPPREDTAQTIIEAAQLGVPVKMLTGDAIAIAKETCKMLSLGTKVYNSEKLMHGGLTGSVQHDFVERADGFAEVFPEHKYTVVEMLQQRGHLTAMTGDGVNDAPSLKKADCGIAVEGSSEAAQAAADIIFLAPGLSTIVLAIKTSRQIFQRMKAYIEYRIALCLHLEIYLTLSMIIINETIEVDLIVFLALFADLATVAVAYDNAYWEPRPVEWQLPKIWFVSVTLGILLAIGTWIIRGTMYLPNGGIIENFGSVQEVLFLEIALTENWLIFVTRGGKTWPSWQLVVAILGVDVLATLFCLFGWLSGRTEIDSPVDPWHQRPDGWTDIVTVVVIWCYSFGVTVFIAIVYYMLNKIPWLNDLGRKDRQKKDTVAENIIGHLQKLALEHEYDERTGKDRYLLTEKTADEEEEL is encoded by the exons ATGGTTGCCTTCTTCCGCCGGGCTAATacaacttctccagctgGAGACAATATTGAGGCTGATGCTGGCAACCCAGATCACTCTGATAGTACTACTGCTGCAGATGAAGTCAATAATCTTGGCGAATATGCAGCTTTGGAAAGGTATATTAGCATTTACCGCGATGGCGCCAACTGTAACGAAGAGGCTTTGCcagacgacgatgagacAGGAGGGAGACGATGGTGGCGGTTTTGGAAGAGACGCCGGGATCAGAAAAATTCAGCAACCTCGGAcagaacaacagcaacagaaTCATGGCTTGAAACTGATATCCGCAGTGGCCTTCGATcctctgatgttgatgagcgcAGGATGCAATCAGGCTGGAACGAATTGTCCGCAGAGAAAGAAAACCCGGTTGCCAAATTCTTCGGCTTTTTCACCGGCCCTATCTTATACG TTATGGAGGCTGCAGCTTTGCTCGCAATAGGGCTGCGAGACTGGATCGACTTCGGTGTTATCATCGGTATTCTCTTTCTCAACGCATTCGTCGGGTTTTACCAAGAAAAACAGGCCGCAGACATTGTTGCCAGCTTAAAGGGTGATATTGCTATGCGCTGTACGGTAATCAGAGACTCCCAGGAGCAGAATATTCTTGCTAGAGAGCTGGTACCTGGAGATATT ATTCTTGTTCAGGAAGGTGACACAGTCGCGGCCGACGCACAATTGATATGCGACTACAACCGCCCGGAGGACTTCGACTTGTATAAGCAGCTCAAAGCCGAAGACAAACTTGGAAACAGCGATTCAGAGGACCATGACATGGAAGGAGACGATCAAGAGACCCGCCGCGACTCTGAAGCAATTGTCGCCGGTCACCGTAACAACTCTCTTGTTGCAGTCGATCAGTCTGCTATTACTGGGGAGTCTTTAGCAGTCGACAAGTATCTCGGGGATACAGTCTACTACACGACAGGATGCAAACGCGGCAAGGCATATGCCATAGTTACCGCCACCGCTAAGCAGTCCTTTGTCGGTCGCACAGCTGAACTTGTCCAAGGGGCGAAGGACCAGGGACACTTCAAGGCGGTCATGAATAAGATCGGGATATCGTTACTCATTTTAGTCATGTTCTGGAtcttggcagcttggatTGGTGGTTTTTATCATCACATTAAGATCGCGGAGCCCGGTTCGCAGAATTTGCTTCATTACGCACTGGTGCTTCTCATCATCGGTGTGCCAGTTGGTTTGCCCGTCGTCACCACGACGACTCTCGCTGTCGGAGCCGCGTATCTCGCGAAGCAGAAGGCGATTGTTCAAAAGCTCACAGCCATCGAGTCCCTTGCT GGTGTCGACATACTATGTTCTGACAAAACGGGTACCTTGACCGCAAACAAGCTGAGCATCCGAGACCCTTTTGTCTCTGAGGGTCAGGATGTCAATTGGATGATGGCCGTGGCTGCTCTGGCGTCGTCGCATAACTTACAGTCGCTGGACCCGATTGACAAAGTAACTATTCTCACTCTTAAACGATACCCCAAGGCTCGCGAAATCTTGCAGGAAGGGTGGGTGACAGAAAAGTTCACGCCGTTTGACCCTGTCTCCAAGCGAATTACTTCTGTGTGTCGCCTTGGCGATGATCAGTACACTTGCGCGAAAGGAGCGCCGAGAGCCATCCTTAAGTTGGCCAACTGTGGCAGCGATGTCAGCGACATGTACCGCGAGAAGGCACAGGAGTTTGCCCGGCGTGGCTTTCGATCCCTGGGTGTCGCATGTAAGAAGAATAATGAAGATTGGGTTCTCCTGGGGCTGCTCTCCATGTTTGATCCCCCTCGAGAAGACACGGCTCAGACGATCATCGAAGCTGCACAGCTCGGCGTTCCGGTGAAAATGTTAACAGGGGATGCTATTGCAATTGCCAAAGAAACATGTAAAATGTTGTCCCTTGGGACCAAAGTTTACAACTCGGAAAAGCTTATGCACGGGGGGTTGACAGGAAGTGTACAGCATGATTTCGTGGAGCGTGCAGATGGATTTGCAGAAGTCTTTCCAGAGCATAAGTACACTGTCGTGGAGATGTTACAGCAACGAGGACATCTTACGGCCATGACTGGAGACGGCGTTAATGATGCCCCTTCACTTAAAAAAGCTGACTGCGGCATTGCGGTAGAAGGCTCCTCAGAAGCGGCCCAAGCCGCAGCcgacatcatcttcctcgccccTGGTTTGAGCACAATCGTGTTAGCCATCAAGACCTCCAGGCAGATTTTCCAACGCATGAAGGCATATATTGAATATCGTATTGCCCTCTGTTTGCACCTCGAAATCTACCTTACACTATCTATGATTATTATCAATGAGACGATTGAGGTCGACTTGATCGTATTCCTCGCCTTATTTGCTGACCTGGCTACGGTTGCGGTAGCCTACGACAACGCATACTGGGAACCTCGACCGGTGGAGTGGCAACTACCAAAGATCTGGTTTGTGAGTGTAACGTTGGGCATACTTCTCGCAATCGGAACCTGGATTATTCGTGGCACAATGTATCTCCCGAATGGGGGTATTATTGAGAACTTTGGCTCTGTACAAGAGGTTTTGTTTCTTGAAATTGCCCTTACCGAGAACTGGTTAATATTCGTCACGCGGGGGGGCAaaacttggccatcttggcagcTCGTGGTTGCCATCCTCGGTGTGGATGTTCTTGCTACGTTGTTTTGCTTGTTCGGTTGGCTGTCCGGTAGAACAGAGATCGACTCCCCAGTTGACCCATGGCACCAGAGGCCGGATGGGTGGACCGATATAGTCACCGTTGTGGTCATTTGGTGTTACTCATTTGGTGTTACTGTCTTTATTGCCATTGTCTATTACATGCTGAACAAGATTCCCTGGCTAAATGATCTCGGACGGAAGGACCGCCAGAAGAAGGACACCGTTGCTGAGAACATCATCGGACACTTGCAAAAGCTTGCCTTAGAGCACGAATACGATGAGAGGACAGGGAAGGATAGGTACCTACTTACGGAGAAAActgctgatgaagaggaagagcttTAA
- a CDS encoding Zn(2)-C6 fungal-type DNA-binding domain-containing protein (similar to Metarhizium robertsii ARSEF 23 XP_007822841.2) has product MPESSSQGTVTPQLRDSSASNLPEKSSKSKQASCHTCRRQRLRCDAAKPSCQKCLARGVECLGYGAQAILWVQPNAPGKPGNSAGAATLVEPGQQRTAKGRKKGRPKLVLMPKVQNESNGSNQVSSRSQSQSQLHRDAKWVVVNNEEARDRMRSLVKRKQTVSSGLTPVGYYNDSLALSMLEYMNQYIVTDMVLLDTGTNPHRIPLQYWRYFPDVAMDMIISCCLTHQVIRCHATQDSFPLTFGNAGNKLVPITKHRMASFQNPSISNIFKHQQRTLKQLGEDLNDKELRYSDAILGTIITLMRVEIQQSAFGAWPTHLHAARTIVADRGGFRKLLPDEGALMGEALTTYMLMDILSAIFTPGTMLNPHDTVSQLEYIPLLDVSYKNGSNSDFPCANQLLECIIRINHARLLAQSFMGDSPDIDMTAAQIFFRIVSFDPAFWSRTQLRELLLSPPSLKLPSEASSSSSSSSSSRDEESTLRTAADALPITHATLHSMAEDLAIAFQCAIMLYCIRTLYLDCGKSISDVFASPLAAALLSQGKLVIDVENPHQSVLDGLLGALHRLWATEKSSGSAWIGKLSFWPLWVAGMEMDPGAKMAHERVFVCASLHRLCYYLGAMGPLDAVSALQVVWARTAVQNGEGQQATWDTRLVMPGIRGVFFF; this is encoded by the exons ATGCCGGAATCATCAAGTCAAGGGACCGTAACCCCACAACTACGCGATTCATCAGCATCCAACTTGCCTGAaaagagcagcaagagcaagcaAGCATCGTGTCATACATGCCGACGCCAGCGGCTCCGTTGCGATGCCGCCAAGCCTAGCTGCCAGAAATGTCTAGCCAGGGGCGTGGAGTGCCTTGGTTACGGCGCGCAAGCCATTCTCTGGGTCCAGCCAAACGCGCCAGGTAAACCGGGAAACTCAGCTGGTGCTGCAACCCTTGTTGAGCCTGGCCAGCAGAGGACTGCCAAAGGTAGAAAGAAGGGGAGGCCGAAGCTGGTGCTAATGCCAAAGGTCCAAAATGAGTCAAATGGGTCAAATCAGGTGTCATCGCGCTCGCAATCGCAATCACAACTTCACCGCGACGCAAAATGGGTGGTTGTGAATAATGAAGAGGCCAGAGACCGCATGAGATCGTTGGTGAAGAGAAAGCAGACGGtttcgtctggtctgactcCCGTGGGATATTACAATGACTCCTTAGCGTTGTCCATGCTTGAGTACA TGAACCAGTACATCGTAACTGACATGGTGCTCCTTGACACCGGAACCAACCCGCACAGGATCCCCCTCCAGTATTGGAGATATTTCCCAGACGTTGCCATGGATATGATCATCTCGTGCTGTCTTACACACCAGGTTATTCGGTGTCACGCCACGCAGGACAGTTTCCCGTTGACATTCGGAAACGCTGGGAACAAACTCGTTCCAATCACAAAGCACCGTATGGCCTCGTTTCAGAACCCTTCTatcagcaacatcttcaaacatCAGCAACGCACACTGAAACAACTTGGTGAGGATCTAAACGACAAGGAACTTCGCTATAGTGATGCTATACTTGGGACAATTATTACGTTGATGAGAGTTGAG ATACAACAATCCGCATTTGGGGCATGGCCGACTCATCTTCACGCGGCGAGGACTATTGTTGCCGATCGGGGAGGATTCAGGAAACTACTCCCGGATGAAGGAGCATTAATGGGTGAAGCCTTGACAACATATATGCT CATGGACATCCTCAGTGCTATATTCACCCCTGGAACGATGCTAAATCCTCATGACACAGTTTCGCAGCTCGAGTACATACCTTTGTTAGACGTGTCATATAAAAATGGCAGTAATTCCGACTTTCCCTGTGCAAACCAACTCCTCGAGTGTATCATTCGAATCAATCACGCACGTCTCCTCGCTCAAAGCTTCATGGGAGACAGTCCAGATATAGATATGACCGCTGCTCAAATATTTTTCCGCATCGTGTCTTTTGATCCTGCATTCTGGTCTCGAACCCAATTACGAGAACTCCTTCTCTCACCACCCAGCTTAAAGCTTCCTTCTGAagcgtcctcgtcctcctcatcttcgtcatcatcaagGGATGAGGAAAGCACGCTTCGAACGGCAGCTGATGCGCTACCTATTACACATGCCACTCTGCACAGTATGGCTGAAGACTTGGCCATAGCATTTCAATGCGCCATCATGCTGTACTGCATCCGAACTCTATACTTAGATTGTGGCAAATCCATCTCAGATGTATTTGCATCTCCGCTCGCGgcagctcttctttctcaAGGAAAACTTGTcattgatgttgaaaatCCGCATCAGTCAGTCTTGGATGGACTTTTGGGAGCACTACACCGGCTCTGGGCGACGGAAAAGAGTAGTGGAAGCGCGTGGATCGGCAAGCTATCCTTCTGGCCACTTTGGGTAGCCGGCATGGAAATGGATCCGGGTGCGAAAATGGCACACGAAAGAGTCTTTGTTTGCGCGTCGTTGCATAGATTGTGCTACTACCTCGGGGCAATGGGTCCTTTGGATGCCGTCTCTGCCCTACAGGTAGTCTGGGCAAGGACCGCAGTTCAAAACGGCGAGGGCCAGCAAGCCACCTGGGATACTCGATTAGTGATGCCAGGGATACGTGGTGTATTCTTTTTCTGA
- a CDS encoding siderochrome-iron transporter (Sit1) (similar to Neosartorya fischeri NRRL 181 XP_001261554.1) codes for MSRSTSQRPLFSRLSQPDHQPALFSSRSSDDVHERTSLLSSESAPGGVRNRAAGVARMEIVASQLTTRERVWLFFGIFLVGYAYGLESQVRSTYQPYATSSFSLHSYLSTINVLRSVIAVAVQPTAAKIADIFGRFEIVVASTVFYVLGMSIESTASSVYAFCAGAVIYQIGYTCIVLLLEVLVADFSSMRARVFFSYIPALPFVINTWISGNVTSAVLAVTTWRWGIGMWCIIYPICSLPLLITLYSIDRRVALPKHGGPKNFRDTWNFLGLGKSTRGLAEQLDAVGLVTMVAGFSFILAPVSIIGSTTEHWRNPYVIASLAIGFVCIPVFIFWERRGAKTPLVPFHLLTDRGVWAALAVRSLLNFAWYVQGNYLYTVLIVAFDFSIGTATRILSFYSFFGVISGVIIGLVVYKIRRLKAIIVAGTVLFTVAFVVLYNFTGGATTRSQAGMISGQVLMGLASGLFAYPTQASIQASATRDHVAILTGLYLSFYNVGSAFGTCLAGAIWSQSLYPALEENLAFQPNRTLARDIYNAPFPIVALYPVGTEIRTAIIDSYESVQRLLCMAGLFLCIPMIAFALALRNPKLSEQQIQEEAHEADEENA; via the coding sequence ATGTCACGTTCAACTTCTCAAAGACCGCTTTTCAGCCGTCTATCCCAACCGGATCATCAACCGGCACTCTTTTCGTCTCGAAGCTCCGACGATGTTCACGAACGGACCTCACTCCTATCGTCCGAGTCTGCTCCGGGCGGCGTCCGAAACCGTGCCGCTGGAGTGGCGCGAATGGAAATCGTTGCCTCGCAGTTGACGACCCGGGAAAGGGTATGGCTCTTCTTTGGGATATTCCTCGTCGGATATGCATACGGTCTGGAGAGCCAAGTTCGGTCAACCTATCAACCATACGCCACCTCGTCCTTTTCGTTGCACTCGTACCTGTCCACCATCAATGTGCTTCGCAGTGTCATAGCTGTGGCTGTCCAACCGACGGCTGCCAAAATCGCCGACATCTTTGGTCGCTTTGAAATAGTCGTTGCCTCTACAGTATTTTACGTCCTTGGCATGTCTATCGAATCTACCGCATCGTCGGTATATGCCTTTTGCGCTGGCGCAGTCATCTACCAGATTGGATATACTTGCATcgtgttgctgctggaagTTCTCGTTGCCGACTTTTCGTCGATGCGAGCTCGCGTGTTTTTCAGTTATATACCAGCTCTACCGTTTGTCATCAACACTTGGATCAGCGGAAATGTCACCTCTGCTGTGTTGGCAGTCACGACTTGGCGATGGGGAATCGGCATGTGGTGTATTATATATCCCATTTGCTCGTTGCCTCTCCTTATCACGCTATATTCCATTGATCGGCGAGTTGCACTCCCCAAGCATGGCGGTCCCAAGAACTTCCGAGATACATGGAACTTTTTGGGTCTTGGAAAGTCTACAAGGGGGCTGGCAGAACAGCTAGATGCCGTTGGACTTGTCACCATGGTCGCTGGATTCAGCTTTATTCTCGCCCCTGTCTCTATTATTGGCAGTACGACTGAACACTGGAGAAACCCTTATGTTATTGCATCGCTAGCGATTGGTTTCGTTTGCATACCAGTCTTCATCTTTTGGGAACGACGTGGCGCCAAGACTCCTTTGGTCCCTTTCCACCTCTTGACTGACCGAGGCGTTTGGGCTGCCCTCGCTGTTCGAAGTTTGCTAAATTTTGCTTGGTATGTCCAAGGCAACTACTTATACACCGTTCTCATTGTTGCGTTCGACTTTTCCATCGGTACCGCTACCCGTATTCTATCCTTTTATtccttctttggcgtcatTAGCGGCGTCATCATAGGCCTTGTTGTCTACAAAATCCGCCGATTGAAAGCCATCATTGTTGCAGGAACAGTCTTATTTACCGTTGCATTTGTCGTACTTTATAACTTTACCGGTGGAGCGACGACAAGATCTCAAGCCGGGATGATCAGTGGACAGGTACTCATGGGTCTTGCAAGCGGTTTGTTTGCCTACCCAACGCAAGCGTCTATACAAGCATCCGCAACTCGTGACCATGTTGCAATCCTTACCGGCTTATATTTGTCGTTTTACAACGTCGGAAGCGCGTTTGGCACATGTTTGGCAGGTGCCATTTGGAGCCAGTCTCTGTACCCTGCTTTGGAGGAAAATCTTGCCTTTCAACCCAACAGGACTTTGGCAAGAGATATTTATAATGCACCATTTCCCATTGTGGCGCTATATCCTGTTGGCACGGAGATTCGAACTGCCATTATTGACAGTTACGAGTCTGTGCAGCGATTGCTTTGCATGGCAGGCTTGTTTTTATGCATACCGATGATTGCGTTTGCATTAGCGCTGAGAAACCCGAAACTCTCTGAGCAACAAATTCAAGAGGAGGCCCATGAAGCAGACGAGGAGAATGCATGA